GATGCGGCCGTCGGCGGCGATTCGCACCCAGGCACCAATGGCCTGCCCGGCTGTACTGCCTTGCGCTTCCGGCAGCAGCACGAAGCCGTTCGCGCCCATCACGACGGCAAAGGAGAAACCCGCCGTACCGCCCAGGAATCCGCGCCGCGAAATGCCGGCATGCTTGCGTTCGATCGTATCCATGGCCTAACCCTCCCGCGCCGCGCGCTGGATGGCGGCGATAATCCGCGTATAGGTGCCGCAACGGCATATATTGCCGTTCATATGCGTGACGATTTCGTCCCGTGTGGGGTTGCCGTTGGCGGCCAGCAACTCGGCCGCCTTCATGATCTGGCCCGACTGGCAATAGCCGCATTGCGGCACCTGCTCGGCGACCCATGCCTTCTGTAGCGGGTGTTCCGACCGGGGCGAGA
This window of the Alphaproteobacteria bacterium genome carries:
- a CDS encoding (2Fe-2S)-binding protein; the encoded protein is MTAFSVNGVRVSVDAEPETPLLWAVREHLKLTGTKFGCGAGLCGACTVHVDGRAVRSCLTVLSDVEGASVTTIEGLSPRSEHPLQKAWVAEQVPQCGYCQSGQIMKAAELLAANGNPTRDEIVTHMNGNICRCGTYTRIIAAIQRAAREG